The Listeria welshimeri serovar 6b str. SLCC5334 genome has a window encoding:
- the xseA gene encoding exodeoxyribonuclease VII large subunit — MEQDKYLTVAAITKYIEKKFDVDPYMKQVFVRGEISNLKQPASGHLYFTVKDEFAMLRSVMFQKAVQKIGFVPEDGMNVLITGRIGVFTKAGRYQFYAEHMEPDGVGALYIQLEQLKTQLEKEGLFAETHKKVLPSFPSKVAVVTSKTGAAVRDILTTIHRRMPSVEVIVYPTIVQGEKSAQKIVENIGRINQRNDIDVMIIGRGGGSLEELWAFNEEPVVRAVYDSDVPVISAVGHETDFALSDFSADVRAATPTAAAELAVPDYRDLEERLAERKYRLLTVTRQLLERKERTLEQLKQHLILNGPKHQLEQQIERTDYFSERLKNAFSKQVLLKQTMFNRLNDRLHYYHPRKEIELQNEQLAVRKQALEKAMKRQLKDKQQVFVRQIEALEHLSPLALLKRGFGVTYKEGQLVKSVQDLEVGDDIQVKMQGGHIEASITAKEEDTSGN, encoded by the coding sequence ATGGAACAAGATAAATATTTAACGGTAGCAGCGATAACCAAATATATTGAAAAAAAATTCGACGTAGATCCGTATATGAAACAAGTATTTGTACGCGGAGAAATTTCTAATTTAAAACAACCTGCGAGTGGACATCTGTATTTTACGGTAAAAGATGAGTTTGCGATGCTTCGTTCTGTCATGTTTCAAAAAGCAGTTCAAAAGATTGGTTTTGTCCCAGAAGACGGTATGAATGTACTGATCACAGGGCGAATTGGTGTGTTTACAAAAGCTGGACGATATCAGTTTTATGCAGAACATATGGAACCAGATGGTGTAGGGGCGCTTTATATTCAATTAGAGCAATTAAAAACACAATTAGAAAAGGAAGGACTTTTTGCGGAAACGCATAAAAAAGTGCTTCCTTCTTTCCCGTCCAAAGTCGCAGTGGTGACATCAAAAACTGGTGCAGCTGTCCGTGATATTCTGACAACAATTCATCGTAGGATGCCATCTGTAGAAGTAATTGTGTATCCAACAATTGTTCAAGGTGAGAAATCTGCTCAAAAAATAGTTGAAAATATTGGCCGGATTAATCAGCGAAATGATATTGATGTGATGATCATTGGACGCGGTGGCGGTTCTCTGGAAGAATTGTGGGCTTTTAATGAAGAGCCAGTTGTTCGTGCAGTTTATGACTCTGATGTGCCTGTAATCTCTGCTGTAGGGCATGAAACAGATTTTGCTTTAAGTGATTTCTCTGCTGATGTTCGAGCTGCTACACCAACTGCTGCTGCTGAGCTGGCTGTTCCAGATTACCGAGATTTAGAAGAACGACTCGCCGAACGAAAATATCGGTTGTTAACAGTTACAAGACAATTATTAGAGCGAAAAGAAAGAACGCTTGAACAATTAAAACAACACTTAATTTTAAACGGTCCAAAACATCAATTAGAACAGCAAATAGAACGAACAGATTATTTTTCTGAACGCTTGAAAAATGCATTTTCGAAGCAAGTATTATTAAAACAAACAATGTTCAACCGATTAAATGACCGCTTACACTACTATCATCCAAGAAAAGAAATAGAACTTCAAAACGAACAACTAGCTGTACGAAAACAAGCTTTAGAAAAGGCGATGAAACGACAACTGAAGGACAAGCAACAAGTATTTGTTAGACAAATCGAGGCTTTAGAACATTTAAGCCCACTCGCTTTATTGAAACGTGGTTTTGGTGTAACGTATAAAGAAGGACAACTAGTTAAATCAGTGCAGGACTTAGAAGTTGGCGATGATATCCAAGTGAAAATGCAAGGTGGACATATAGAAGCATCCATTACCGCGAAGGAGGAAGATACAAGTGGCAACTAA
- a CDS encoding exodeoxyribonuclease VII small subunit → MATKKKTFEEAIAELETIVEALENGSASLEDSLDMYQKGIELTKLCQDKLQTAEKRMAKVVTDTGEEIPFEADGE, encoded by the coding sequence GTGGCAACTAAAAAGAAAACTTTTGAAGAAGCAATCGCTGAATTAGAAACAATTGTCGAAGCACTTGAGAACGGAAGTGCTTCACTCGAAGATTCCCTTGATATGTATCAAAAAGGAATCGAATTAACAAAATTATGCCAAGACAAGTTACAAACAGCAGAAAAAAGAATGGCTAAAGTAGTCACGGATACAGGAGAAGAAATTCCTTTTGAAGCGGATGGTGAATAA
- a CDS encoding polyprenyl synthetase family protein, translating into MQDLTLFLAHYKKVLDESLYKEIKKRNIEPKLKESMLYSVQAGGKRIRPMLVFATLQALNKDPMIGLKTATALEMIHTYSLIHDDLPAMDDDDYRRGKKTNHKVFGDATAILAGDALLTLAFSIVAEDENLSFETRIALINQISYSSGAEGMVGGQQADIEAENKQVTLEELSSIHARKTGELLIFAVTSAAKIAEANSEQTKRLRIFAENIGVGFQISDDILDVIGDETKMGKKTGVDVFMNKSTYPGLLTLDGAKRALNEHVSIAKSALSGHDLDDEILLKLADLIALREN; encoded by the coding sequence TTGCAAGATTTGACGCTTTTTCTAGCACACTATAAAAAAGTACTTGATGAGTCGCTTTATAAAGAAATAAAAAAGCGGAATATTGAACCGAAATTAAAAGAATCAATGTTATATTCTGTACAAGCTGGTGGAAAAAGAATTCGACCAATGCTCGTTTTTGCAACACTGCAAGCATTAAATAAGGACCCGATGATTGGTTTGAAAACGGCTACTGCACTTGAGATGATTCATACGTATAGCTTAATACATGATGATTTACCCGCAATGGATGATGATGATTATCGGCGCGGGAAAAAGACGAACCACAAAGTATTTGGTGATGCCACAGCTATTTTAGCAGGAGATGCTTTGTTGACACTTGCTTTTTCCATCGTAGCTGAAGATGAAAACTTATCCTTTGAAACACGCATTGCTTTAATTAATCAAATTAGCTATAGCAGTGGAGCAGAAGGCATGGTTGGTGGGCAACAAGCAGATATCGAGGCAGAGAATAAGCAAGTCACATTAGAAGAGTTATCTTCTATCCACGCACGAAAAACAGGTGAATTATTAATTTTTGCTGTAACATCTGCTGCAAAAATTGCCGAAGCTAACTCTGAGCAAACAAAACGATTACGCATTTTTGCAGAAAATATTGGGGTTGGATTTCAAATAAGTGATGATATTTTAGATGTAATTGGCGATGAAACAAAAATGGGTAAAAAGACAGGGGTGGATGTTTTTATGAATAAAAGTACCTATCCCGGATTACTCACGTTAGATGGTGCCAAAAGGGCATTAAACGAGCATGTTTCTATCGCAAAGTCAGCGCTTTCAGGGCATGATCTTGATGATGAAATTCTATTGAAACTGGCTGATTTAATAGCGCTCAGAGAAAATTAA
- a CDS encoding cold-shock protein, translating to MEQGTVKWFNAEKGFGFIERENGDDVFVHFSAIQGDGFKSLDEGQAVTFDVEEGQRGPQAANVQKA from the coding sequence ATGGAACAAGGTACAGTAAAATGGTTTAACGCAGAAAAAGGATTTGGTTTTATCGAACGCGAAAACGGTGACGATGTATTCGTACATTTCAGCGCTATCCAAGGCGACGGATTCAAATCTTTAGACGAAGGTCAAGCAGTAACTTTCGACGTTGAAGAAGGCCAACGCGGACCTCAAGCAGCTAACGTTCAAAAAGCGTAA
- the dxs gene encoding 1-deoxy-D-xylulose-5-phosphate synthase translates to MSCFYLDLLKIKDPSFMKQLDIKELEALAADIRAFLITSTSKSGGHIGPNLGVVELTIALHYTFNSPKDKFIWDVGHQSYVHKILTGRANQFDTLRKHGGLDGFPKRKESIHDVFETGHSSTSLSAACGMVIARDIKKEDFYVIPIIGDGALTGGMAFEALNHIGDMGKDMIVILNDNDMSIAPNVGALHNVLGKLRTSDKFQQTKTNIDKLIRKIPTAGEKLADTAEKTKDSLKHLLVNGTFFEELGFMYLGPIDGHNLEDILTNLEIAKRARGPVILHVVTKKGKGYQPAELDSRGTWHGTGPYKVETGSFIKSVKTAPSWSSVISNELMRLATADERIVAITPAMPVGSKLEKFAKAFPERFFDVGIAEQHATTMAAGLATQGMKPFLAIYSTFLQRAYDQLVHDVCRQKLNVVIGIDRAGLVGADGETHQGIFDISFLNSIPNMIITMPKDEVEARQLMVTAFDYDAGPFAIRYPRGNGLGVELTESNTLIPIGEWETIIQPIDAVIVTFGPTIQLALKAADQLETEGYRVGVINARFIKPLDETLLHQMIKQKIPILTVEESLLKGGFGASVLEFIETNNYTDVAIHRIGLPDEFISHGSVPVILESYGISEAGIELKIKEMLAQSEKLRAKRL, encoded by the coding sequence GTGAGTTGTTTTTATTTGGATCTTTTAAAAATAAAGGATCCTTCCTTTATGAAACAATTGGATATAAAAGAATTAGAAGCACTTGCTGCGGATATTCGCGCTTTTTTAATTACATCTACTTCCAAATCAGGTGGGCATATTGGTCCAAATCTTGGTGTGGTAGAACTAACAATTGCGCTACACTACACTTTTAATAGTCCAAAAGATAAATTTATTTGGGATGTTGGTCATCAGTCATATGTGCACAAAATCCTAACTGGAAGGGCGAATCAATTTGATACATTACGCAAGCATGGTGGATTAGACGGATTTCCAAAAAGAAAAGAATCTATTCATGATGTATTTGAAACTGGTCATAGTTCTACTTCTTTATCTGCTGCTTGTGGAATGGTTATTGCGAGAGATATAAAAAAAGAAGATTTTTATGTTATCCCTATAATAGGTGATGGTGCATTAACTGGCGGAATGGCCTTTGAAGCCTTAAATCATATAGGGGATATGGGAAAAGATATGATTGTTATTTTAAATGATAATGATATGTCAATTGCACCCAATGTAGGAGCACTTCACAATGTCCTCGGTAAATTAAGAACATCCGATAAATTTCAACAAACAAAAACGAATATAGATAAATTAATAAGAAAAATTCCTACTGCTGGTGAAAAATTAGCAGACACGGCTGAAAAAACAAAAGACAGTTTAAAGCATTTACTTGTAAATGGCACTTTTTTTGAAGAATTAGGTTTTATGTATTTAGGTCCAATAGATGGACATAATTTAGAAGATATCTTAACGAACTTGGAAATTGCCAAGCGAGCTAGAGGGCCTGTAATCCTTCATGTCGTCACAAAAAAAGGAAAAGGATACCAGCCAGCCGAACTTGACTCTCGTGGCACCTGGCATGGTACAGGACCATATAAGGTCGAAACAGGTAGTTTTATTAAGTCGGTCAAGACAGCACCGTCATGGAGTTCAGTAATTAGTAATGAATTAATGAGACTAGCAACAGCTGATGAGCGTATAGTAGCCATAACTCCTGCGATGCCAGTAGGCTCCAAATTAGAAAAATTCGCTAAAGCTTTTCCGGAAAGATTTTTTGATGTCGGAATCGCTGAACAACATGCGACAACGATGGCAGCTGGTTTAGCAACTCAAGGAATGAAGCCTTTTTTAGCTATATATTCTACCTTTTTACAAAGAGCTTATGATCAATTAGTCCATGATGTTTGTCGACAAAAATTAAATGTCGTAATTGGAATTGATCGTGCTGGTCTTGTTGGAGCTGACGGGGAAACACATCAAGGTATTTTTGATATTTCTTTTCTGAACAGCATTCCAAACATGATTATTACTATGCCAAAAGATGAAGTAGAAGCTAGACAATTAATGGTCACTGCTTTTGATTATGATGCTGGCCCGTTTGCTATTCGTTATCCGCGTGGAAATGGACTAGGGGTGGAGTTAACCGAATCTAATACACTAATTCCAATTGGAGAGTGGGAAACAATTATTCAGCCTATTGACGCTGTTATAGTTACTTTTGGACCAACGATTCAATTAGCCCTGAAAGCAGCGGATCAATTAGAAACAGAAGGGTACCGTGTTGGAGTGATTAACGCACGTTTTATCAAACCACTCGATGAAACTTTACTACACCAAATGATTAAGCAAAAAATCCCCATTTTAACAGTAGAAGAATCATTATTAAAAGGTGGGTTTGGTGCAAGTGTGTTAGAATTTATAGAAACGAACAATTATACCGATGTAGCTATTCATCGAATTGGTTTACCGGACGAATTTATCAGCCATGGTTCAGTCCCTGTAATTCTTGAATCGTATGGCATATCGGAAGCTGGAATTGAATTAAAAATAAAAGAAATGCTCGCACAAAGCGAGAAGTTAAGGGCGAAGAGACTATGA
- a CDS encoding TlyA family RNA methyltransferase, giving the protein MTIKKERADILLVEQGLFETREKAKRAIMAGIVYRKEERVDKPGEKIPVDSELQVKGKQMPYVSRGGLKLEKALQIFDFDVKDKLMLDIGASTGGFTDCALQNGAKHSYALDVGYNQLAWKLRNDERVTVMERTNFRHVTEADFTEGLADFATIDVSFISLKLILPVLRTVLVVGGDVMTLIKPQFEAGREQVGKKGIVRDPAVHAAVVENIVQFALDNGYDLMGLDFSPITGGEGNIEFIAHLKWTGEESGKSYLAKDAIPTLIAKAHTKLDK; this is encoded by the coding sequence ATGACAATAAAAAAAGAACGTGCAGATATTCTGTTAGTAGAACAAGGACTATTTGAAACAAGAGAAAAAGCGAAACGGGCCATTATGGCAGGAATTGTGTATCGAAAAGAGGAACGCGTAGATAAACCAGGAGAAAAAATCCCGGTTGATAGCGAACTTCAAGTAAAAGGAAAGCAGATGCCGTATGTAAGTCGTGGCGGTTTAAAATTAGAAAAGGCCTTGCAAATATTTGATTTCGATGTAAAAGACAAATTAATGCTTGATATTGGGGCATCCACTGGTGGCTTCACAGATTGCGCCTTGCAAAACGGAGCAAAACATTCTTATGCACTCGATGTTGGTTATAATCAACTTGCTTGGAAATTGCGCAATGACGAACGAGTTACAGTGATGGAACGAACGAATTTCCGCCATGTAACTGAAGCAGACTTTACTGAAGGGTTAGCTGATTTTGCAACAATTGATGTTTCCTTTATTTCACTTAAACTGATTTTGCCTGTACTCAGAACAGTGCTTGTAGTTGGTGGTGATGTGATGACGCTAATCAAGCCACAATTTGAGGCGGGAAGAGAACAAGTTGGTAAAAAAGGAATTGTCCGCGATCCAGCAGTACATGCTGCTGTGGTAGAAAACATCGTTCAATTTGCGCTTGATAATGGGTATGATTTGATGGGACTAGATTTCTCACCAATTACAGGTGGAGAGGGAAACATCGAATTTATTGCGCATCTTAAGTGGACTGGAGAAGAATCAGGGAAAAGTTATTTAGCTAAAGATGCAATTCCAACACTAATAGCAAAAGCACATACTAAATTAGATAAATAA
- the ahrC gene encoding transcriptional regulator AhrC/ArgR, translated as MNKGHRHIIIRELITSNEIDTQEDLVELLLERDVKVTQATVSRDIKELHLVKVPTQTGGYKYSLPADNSFNPHQKLKRALIDCFIGIDTVQFMIILKVMPGNGNSVGALIDNLDWPEKAGTICGDDTCLIICRSEENAKTLTDRFIDML; from the coding sequence ATGAATAAAGGTCATCGTCATATTATTATTCGAGAATTGATTACATCCAATGAGATTGACACGCAAGAAGATTTAGTAGAACTTCTATTAGAACGCGATGTTAAAGTAACCCAAGCAACCGTTTCCCGTGATATTAAAGAACTTCATCTTGTCAAAGTTCCAACACAAACTGGTGGCTATAAATATAGTCTTCCAGCCGATAATAGTTTTAACCCACATCAAAAATTAAAACGCGCTTTAATAGATTGTTTCATCGGTATTGATACAGTGCAATTTATGATTATTTTAAAAGTAATGCCAGGTAACGGAAACTCTGTTGGTGCGTTAATAGATAATCTTGACTGGCCAGAAAAAGCAGGAACCATTTGCGGCGATGACACATGTTTAATCATTTGCCGTTCAGAAGAAAATGCAAAAACATTAACAGATCGTTTTATAGATATGCTTTAA
- the recN gene encoding DNA repair protein RecN, translated as MLQEMTIKNFAIIESLSLTFQEGMTVLTGETGAGKSIIIDALGLLVGGRGSTDFIRHGEERLELQGLFALAEDNFACRNALLENGIDASDNMVVFERSLFRSGKNSCRINGKLVTTVLLRQIGSKLIDIHSQHEHQELMNEEFHLSLLDRFASDKIKPALTKYQTNFKEFQTIVREWQNWTKNERELAQRLDMLRFQQQEIENANLQAGEEDRLLEQKNILANFEKLNENLQGAYTAIQGEPGGLEFIGEAMRQMETAASIHTDYKAVSEAISSSYYMLEDSMSQIRQSLDQLEFQPDELNQIESRLNDLNQLKRKYGKTIEDIIQYEQEISREMEKLTNSESHVGHLETKMATLKTELTKQASALTDIRKKAAATLEKQIKQELNQLYMEKAIFSVRFESNKTELTESGQDNVVFYMSTNPGEPLKPLAKIASGGELSRMMLALKTIFSRHQGITSIIFDEVDTGVSGRVGQAIAEKIYAVSVGSQVLCISHLPQVAAMANHHYYITKKVQNKRTTTSVTILKGDEKVEEISRMIAGIEVTDLTKQHAKEMIQQAEKVKQTY; from the coding sequence TTGCTTCAAGAAATGACAATTAAAAACTTTGCTATCATCGAATCACTCTCTTTAACTTTTCAAGAAGGGATGACAGTATTAACGGGGGAGACCGGCGCAGGTAAATCAATTATTATTGATGCGCTTGGTCTTCTTGTTGGCGGACGTGGTTCCACTGACTTTATTCGTCACGGTGAGGAACGCCTAGAACTTCAAGGCCTTTTTGCGTTAGCAGAGGATAATTTTGCTTGCCGTAATGCTCTTTTGGAAAATGGAATTGATGCTTCAGATAATATGGTCGTTTTTGAACGGAGCTTATTTCGTTCCGGTAAAAATAGTTGCCGTATTAATGGTAAACTTGTTACTACTGTTCTGCTTCGTCAAATTGGTTCTAAATTAATTGATATCCATAGTCAACATGAGCATCAAGAATTAATGAATGAGGAATTTCATTTGTCACTACTAGATCGTTTTGCTTCAGACAAAATTAAACCTGCATTGACGAAATACCAAACTAATTTCAAAGAATTTCAAACGATTGTAAGAGAGTGGCAAAACTGGACAAAAAACGAGCGAGAACTTGCACAGCGACTAGATATGCTGCGTTTTCAACAGCAAGAAATCGAAAACGCTAATTTACAAGCAGGGGAAGAAGATCGTTTATTAGAGCAAAAAAATATTTTAGCTAATTTTGAAAAGTTGAATGAAAACTTACAAGGTGCATACACGGCTATCCAAGGAGAACCCGGCGGACTTGAATTCATTGGGGAAGCAATGCGCCAAATGGAGACAGCCGCGAGTATTCATACGGATTATAAAGCGGTTAGTGAAGCGATTTCCTCCAGTTACTATATGTTAGAAGATAGCATGAGCCAAATTAGACAATCGCTTGATCAGCTTGAATTCCAACCAGACGAACTCAATCAGATTGAATCGCGCTTGAATGACTTAAATCAATTGAAGCGGAAGTATGGCAAAACTATTGAAGATATCATCCAGTACGAGCAAGAAATCAGCAGAGAAATGGAAAAATTAACTAATAGTGAGTCACATGTGGGTCATTTAGAAACAAAAATGGCCACATTAAAAACCGAGCTTACAAAACAAGCAAGTGCGTTAACGGATATCCGTAAGAAAGCCGCGGCTACATTAGAAAAACAAATTAAACAAGAATTAAATCAACTTTATATGGAAAAAGCTATTTTTAGTGTCCGATTTGAATCCAATAAAACAGAGTTGACAGAATCTGGACAAGATAATGTGGTTTTCTACATGTCAACCAATCCTGGAGAACCATTAAAACCTCTCGCAAAAATCGCTTCAGGCGGTGAACTTTCACGTATGATGTTGGCGCTAAAAACTATTTTTTCTAGACATCAAGGAATTACATCCATCATTTTTGATGAAGTGGATACGGGTGTAAGTGGCCGTGTAGGGCAAGCTATTGCGGAAAAAATCTATGCCGTCTCAGTTGGCTCGCAAGTTCTTTGTATCAGTCATTTACCTCAAGTGGCTGCTATGGCAAACCATCATTACTACATCACAAAAAAAGTGCAAAATAAACGTACAACCACTTCAGTAACAATTCTAAAAGGCGATGAAAAAGTGGAAGAAATTAGCCGAATGATTGCAGGAATTGAAGTGACTGATTTAACAAAACAACATGCGAAAGAAATGATTCAACAAGCAGAAAAAGTAAAACAAACTTATTAA
- a CDS encoding phosphate acyltransferase — protein sequence MIKNRFFTDVSETSSYVFAVAGADDEVVLETIRLALKQKLGKFLLFGKKEDLTLTSNDRVTWIQADTAEEAAQGAILAVKNKEADILVKGFIPTATLMHHVLKKENELRTGQLLSQIAIFDIPSYHKPLLLTDCAMNVAPTTKEKIAITENAVHVATKIGITNPKVALLSAVEEVTEKMPSTVEANEVAMHFEGEIDIAGPLALDVAISKEAALHKGIKNKAAGDADILIAPNIETGNVLYKSLVYFAGARVGSAIVGAKVPIVISSRNDTPENKLASFILTVRMVGK from the coding sequence ATGATAAAAAACAGGTTTTTCACAGATGTATCAGAAACGAGCTCATATGTTTTTGCAGTAGCTGGTGCAGATGATGAAGTCGTTTTAGAAACTATTCGTTTAGCACTAAAACAAAAATTAGGTAAATTTCTCTTATTTGGAAAAAAAGAAGATTTGACATTAACTTCAAATGATCGGGTTACTTGGATCCAAGCTGATACGGCAGAAGAAGCAGCACAAGGCGCCATTTTAGCTGTGAAAAATAAAGAAGCAGACATTCTGGTTAAAGGTTTTATTCCCACTGCTACATTAATGCATCATGTCTTAAAAAAGGAAAATGAGCTAAGAACAGGACAATTATTAAGTCAAATAGCTATTTTCGATATTCCAAGCTATCATAAACCATTATTATTAACGGATTGTGCAATGAATGTTGCTCCAACAACAAAAGAAAAAATAGCTATCACAGAAAATGCGGTGCATGTTGCTACAAAAATTGGCATAACTAATCCAAAAGTGGCATTGCTTAGTGCAGTAGAAGAAGTGACCGAAAAAATGCCGTCCACTGTTGAAGCTAATGAAGTAGCAATGCATTTCGAAGGGGAAATTGATATAGCAGGACCGCTTGCTCTTGATGTAGCTATTTCAAAAGAGGCAGCACTGCATAAAGGTATCAAAAATAAGGCGGCAGGTGATGCGGATATTTTAATCGCACCTAATATTGAAACTGGAAATGTACTCTATAAATCACTCGTGTACTTTGCGGGAGCTAGAGTTGGTAGTGCCATCGTCGGAGCAAAAGTACCGATTGTTATATCTTCCAGAAATGATACGCCAGAAAACAAATTAGCTTCTTTTATCCTAACTGTTAGAATGGTTGGGAAATGA